A genome region from Danio aesculapii chromosome 2, fDanAes4.1, whole genome shotgun sequence includes the following:
- the emilin2a gene encoding EMILIN-2 — MNYQTQFFGAKLLVLFIISFSLTQGYPSSLFQGNAYSGAVHRHRNKNWCAFIVQKNVSCAVQGSVESHVEPEAARCPEHQPDCEPQMIYRTRFHPTYKIAYKTVTELEWRCCPGYQGPDCREVKGSPNVQTAYPQSYPQYPQHGQTRTAQRPERRETVQYDIRRGPDRTRMLEEEVQRLSQTVLDLQAAMTGMAENLRTDLQEDTSKMLITLLNDRASPDSARTGGTEESVVLLDGHQAVRGQTHGEREMETVMARLNDVTDALKTKDEALEELRGTVTGHDNQIRMLMDSASQSLPVTGDASQDVDVLQAYVDEKFEKLKKDFVVNLEDEMTKLKTACDEKIQSLQKTCEEGQENGYGSLTNLVNNKEAELRKEIRELRLDLSMSDGLVPTNRQTTIGKADGDYSDLRREIVRVAEAHRVLNARMDNELEHLSSLKMEDVIGSRLEDLEDRMNVTERNAETYCFYVEEKLTKDIMNEVAMLRQLLDQKLDGIQDQFTSILIEMNNNSFPVMSSNSVDVLQTQVTANKFLIQGLEDKFSKIGQMCSTDCKINQHSHSKKLEGLESVVKDVTLCRNDLDVLRSDFVNSIAKIHALEDNIRMSPEKQFINAHMQDTRKKLHALSDNVIGLSGAITGLGNTVSKFSQDLHTLNSTCCQTGQVGNPSLQSETARPSHNQIAELKDKLDALNVRVTTELSMCKVNTTGVAEGVSAVDDRVKALEKFCGRLDGGASNIQDLSGELERKVAQLNNTLGSHSGEITTLQNSLLNFHSQLAGLAKQIHKDHTSKEQGLPVRHERPVSVPDTRAPTKPMRPYAPHIHIPLIIPHRTVPAPTGHPHVRQQPHVPHQPYFPQPPNTPRRPIYHIQPQQPVIHEPVVVTGQAGPPGYVRRVTVRRDQSSEDTKTPVTGFAGAPGYPPVNPVSYDTKQPPPAAVHVPWSPAHQRPIAAPVSQQNSVTDPFSFSAGLTRQTFSGDFGIIAFDRVLVNDGGHYNPQTGIFTVPTDGRYLVTAVLSAPRGEHAEAVLSVSNRSMQKLDTAGYLSGHRRLTQDQCVCGGSTSFSLILPLRRGDTVALVRTAGKLAVSESREILSTFSAIFLYSPQAKR, encoded by the exons ATGAATTACCAGACCCAATTCTTTGGAGCAAAGTTATTAGTTTTATTCATCATAAGCTTTTCTCTCACTCAAGGATACCCGTCAAGTCTGTTCCAGGGCAATGCGTATTCAGGAGCCGTTCACAGGCATCGAAACAA AAACTGGTGCGCTTTTATCGTCCAAAAGAATGTGAGCTGCGCGGTTCAAGGCAGCGTGGAGAGTCACGTTGAACCTGAAGCCGCGCGCTGTCCTGAGCACCAGCCTGACTGTGAGCCACAAATGAT ataCCGTACTCGATTTCATCCAACTTATAAGATAGCATACAAGACCGTGACCGAATTAGAATGGCGGTGCTGTCCAGGATATCAAGGTCCAGACTGCAGGGAAGTTAAAGGCTCTCCAAATGTACAAACAGCTTATCCACAATCATACCCACAGTATCCACAGCATGGACAAACTCGAACTGCACAAA GGCCAGAGCGGCGAGAAACAGTACAATATGACATCAGAAGAGGACCTGACAGAACACGAATGTTGGAGGAAGAAGTGCAACGTCTCAGTCAGACAGTTCTGGATCTTCAAGCTGCCATGACAGGTATGGCAGAGAACCTGCGGACAGACTTACAAGAGGACACTAGCAAGATGCTCATTACCCTCCTCAATGACAGGGCTTCACCTGACAGCGCAAGAACTGGAGGCACAGAAGAGAGTGTGGTGCTTCTTGATGGCCACCAGGCTGTGAGAGGCCAAACTCATGGAGAAAGAGAAATGGAAACGGTGATGGCAAGACTCAATGATGTCACAGATGCCCTCAAAACCAAAGACGAAGCTCTAGAGGAATTGCGGGGAACAGTGACAGGACATGACAATCAAATCCGAATGCTTATGGATAGTGCTTCTCAAAGCCTACCAGTTACGGGTGATGCTTCTCAAGATGTAGACGTCCTTCAGGCTTACGTTGATGAGAAATTTGAGAAGCTCAAGAAGGATTTTGTTGTAAATTTGGAAGACGAGATGACCAAACTGAAAACGGCATGTGATGAAAAGATTCAGTCTCTTCAAAAAACATGTGAAGAAGGACAGGAGAACGGCTACGGGAGCCTCACCAATCTAGTGAACAACAAGGAAGCTGAGCTTAGAAAGGAGATCCGTGAGCTCCGATTGGATTTGTCCATGTCTGATGGTCTAGTGCCCACAAACCGCCAAACAACCATTGGAAAAGCTGATGGTGACTACAGTGACTTGAGGAGGGAAATAGTTCGAGTGGCAGAGGCTCATCGTGTACTCAATGCCAGAATGGACAATGAGCTAGAGCATCTATCCTCACTGAAGATGGAAGATGTAATCGGTTCACGTCTGGAGGACCTCGAGGACAGGATGAACGTCACTGAGAGGAACGCAGAGACTTATTGTTTCTATGTGGAGGAAAAACTTACCAAGGACATAATGAATGAAGTAGCTATGCTACGTCAACTTCTGGATCAGAAACTGGATGGTATTCAGGACCAGTTCACTTCCATATTGATTGAAATGAACAATAATTCCTTCCCTGTGATGTCGAGCAATTCGGTTGATGTACTTCAAACTCAGGTTACTGCAAACAAGTTCCTTATACAGGGGTTGGAGGACAAATTTAGTAAAATTGGGCAAATGTGTTCTACCGACTGCAAAATTAATCAACACTCTCATTCCAAAAAGCTTGAAGGTCTAGAAAGTGTTGTGAAGGATGTGACACTCTGCAGAAATGATCTGGATGTTTTGCGTTCTGATTTTGTAAACAGCATAGCAAAGATCCATGCATTAGAGGATAATATTAGGATGTCACCTGAGAAACAATTCATTAATGCCCATATGCAGGATACCCGCAAAAAACTTCATGCTTTGAGTGACAATGTAATTGGCTTGTCTGGGGCTataacagggttgggaaacacggtTAGCAAATTTAGCCAAGACCTTCACACTTTGAATTCCACTTGTTGCCAGACAGGGCAGGTTGGCAATCCATCTCTTCAGTCAGAAACTGCCAGACCAAGCCACAACCAGATTGCGGAGCTAAAAGACAAACTGGATGCACTGAATGTCCGAGTGACCACAGAGTTGAGCATGTGTAAAGTCAACACAACTGGAGTAGCTGAGGGTGTCTCTGCGGTGGATGACAGGGTGAAGGCTCTGGAGAAGTTCTGTGGAAGGCTTGACGGTGGAGCAAGCAATATCCAGGACCTTTCAGGGGAATTGGAGAGGAAGGTGGCACAACTGAATAACACCCTGGGAAGTCATTCAGGAGAGATCACAACTCTTCAGAACTCCCTTCTGAATTTTCACAGCCAGCTAGCAGGATTGGCTAAACAGATTCATAAGGACCATACGAGTAAAGAACAAG GACTGCCTGTTCGGCATGAGAGACCAGTGTCTGTCCCTGACACTAGAGCTCCAACAAAACCCATGAGGCCGTATGCTCCTCATATCCACATACCATTGATCATACCCCACAGAACAGTGCCAGCGCCCACCGGCCATCCCCATGTGCGCCAGCAGCCACACGTCCCACACCAACCCTACTTCCCTCAGCCACCCAATACCCCAAGACGTCCCATCTACCACATACAACCCCAGCAACCAGTCATCCACGAGCCTGTGGTGGTCACCGGACAGGCCGGCCCACCTGGGTATGTGCGCAGGGTCACCGTCAGACGGGATCAGAGCTCAGAGGACACCAAAACACCTGTGACGGGATTTGCAGGAGCTCCAG GTTATCCTCCTGTCAACCCCGTCTCATATGATACCAAACAACCTCCTCCAGCAG CTGTTCATGTCCCATGGAGTCCTGCGCATCAAAGACCCATTGCTGCTCCAG TGTCACAGCAGAATTCGGTGACGGACCCCTTTTCTTTCTCTGCTGGTCTCACACGTCAGACTTTCTCAGGGGATTTCGGCATCATTGCCTTTGACAGAGTGCTAGTCAATGATGGAGGACACTATAACCCTCAGACAG GGATCTTCACGGTGCCCACAGACGGCCGTTATCTGGTGACGGCTGTTTTATCCGCCCCGCGGGGTGAGCACGCAGAAGCTGTGCTCTCAGTGTCCAATCGCAGCATGCAGAAGTTGGACACGGCGGGTTACTTGAGTGGACACCGGCGATTGACCcaagatcagtgtgtgtgtggagggtcGACATCTTTCAGCCTTATCCTCCCACTCCGCAGAGGTGACACCGTGGCCTTGGTCCGCACTGCTGGAAAGCTGGCGGTCTCAGAATCGAGAGAGATCCTCTCTACCTTCAGCGCTATATTCCTCTACTCACCTCAAGCTAAGAGATAA